GTGTACGGAAGTTTCTTAGAGTATATATGGAGGAGCTTGTATCCTTACCTTTATGTCGGGAGGAGTACAGGAAGGTCATCTATACTGACTGGCCTTTTCCTGGTGCCATGTTGATGGCAATTGAGAAGCTATCGGGCGATGTCTTTATCAGTGCATATGGAGAAGTACTGAATGTCGGTATGGGCATGATCTTTGACAAACTCAGCCCGATTATGGAAGCAGGTGAACAGACTGGACTGGGTGTAGGATCTGCTCACTGTGCCCTCTGGCAGACCCATGTGGGAGCCATTGCAAAAGGGATACTGCCATTACCCGACTTGATGATTTCATCTGGTTGGTATTGTGATCAGGCTGCGGAAGCAGACCAGCTTTTAGCTGAACTCTATAGTATCCCTACCGTTTATATGGACGGTTGCCTGGACGCCCAGTGGGGGGAATGGCCTGATCACTTGAGCGAGAGGATGACCCGATATAGCGGAGGTCAGCTGGAGAAAGTTTTTAAAAGACTAGAGGAGGTAACAGGTTATACGATAACAGAAGAGATGCGCAAGGCCGGTCGCAGAGACCAAGGAAAGTTTTATTATAACCTTAGCACCCTGGCAGAGATGGTGGGAAAAAGCGATCCTCAGGCAATCAGTCAAGCTGTTATTAACCTTCCATTCTGGCTGACTGGCAGCCCTATGAGGAAAAGAGAAGATGCGAATACTGCCTTGATTACATTGATTAGAGAAACGAAAGAACGGATAGAAAGGGGCGAGGGAGTAGTTGAAAAGGGTGCTCCCAAGATATACTTTGGGCTCCGGATGGCTGTTGATGCATCTGTACTCAAGATGGTAGAAAGTCTTGGACTGGCTATCTCTCTATGTTTTATCGATTGGATAACCCCGGAGGAGCGTACAACAAGAGGAAAAGCAACCGACTTTGGCCAGAAGGTAATGGAAGGGTGGTTTAGACGAGGGCTGATGTATTCTGCACAGGGAGCAATAGACTATTTTGCAGATTACTGTAAAGCATGGAATGTGGATGGGGCTATTCTCTGTTATCCGTATTCATGTCGTCCATATGCCATTCATCCATTGATGGGAAAAAAGACGATAAAGGAAAGGTTAGGTATACCCGTGTTGGTCCTGGAGGGAGATGCCTATGATACTCGAAATTACAGTGCCGGTCAGTTAAGAACAAGGGTTGAAACATTTGCAGAACTGTTGAAGATGAGGAAAGGTACTTAGTTCATCCTGCTCATGTTCGCTCCAAAAGAAATTTTTCATTTTTCAGGGTGGACTGGAATACGTTAACTGTCAAATAAACGTATTATAACAGGAGGATATAACTATGAAAAAAGAACTTTTGGTTAGGGGGTGTACTTTTGCGGCCATATGTCTTTCGGTAATAGCCTTGATGTTCCTTTTGGGAAGCAACTACGCAGACTCTGCGGAGATGAGGGGTGTTACCAAAGACACTATAAAGATTGGTTTGATACTCGATCAGACAGGTCCTTCAACGTTTCTGACTGTCCCGATAACGAAAGGGGCTAAGATGTATCTCACGCACGTTAATGAACAGGGAGGAATAAATGGGAGAAAGATAAAGCTCATAATAGAAGATGATCATTATTCAGTACCTATAGCTGTGGCCGCATTTAAGAAACTGGTATCAAAGGACGGAGTGCTTGCTATCCTCGGGACAGGGGGTACTTCCATGACCAAAGCCCTATGGTCAAAGATAGAGAAAGAAAGGGTGCCATGTTTCACTGTGAGTCTGGCAGAGATTCAGGTTAACCCGACTAAGCGATACCTCTTTACACCTGTTGCCAGTTATGAGGACGAGATTAAGATCATATTTAATTATCTAATGAATGTTTTAAAAGTAAAAAATCCTCGAATAGCCATGGCCTGTCTGGATTTGGACTATGGTAAAATCGGTTTCGCTGCTGCAGAGAAGGAGGCCAAGTCTTTTGGCTTAAAGATAGTGGATAAGGAGTTAGTCGCTTTAGGAGCATTGGAGGCGAGTACTCAAGTGCTCGGTCTGAAGCGGGCACAAGCTGATTATGTTATTCTCCATCTAGAGCCAGCCGCGGGGGCAGCAGTCCTAAGGGATGCCTTTAAACTAGGATTTAAAACCCAATGGATCGGAACTTACTATACGACCAGTGAGGATCTTCTGAGGGTCTCTCGCAAGGCGGCAGAGGGCTTCATTGGAGTCCATTCCTATAACTCCTGGTATGAAGATGCACCGGCGATGGCTGAATTGAGAAAGATCACCCTGAAATACGAACCCGGAACGGAAAAACCATATCGTCCCAAATATTATGTCCAGGGATGGGTGGACGCCTTGATTTTGAGCGAAGGGATGAGAAGGGCAGGGCAGAACTTGACACCTGAAGCGCTGGTGGAGGGCATAGAAAGCATAAAAAACTTCGATACTAAAGGTTTGTGCGGACCGATTACCTATGGCCCCGATAAACACAAGGGAAATGAGTATTGCAGGTTTTACAAAGCCGACACTGACAACGCTATACTTATACCCATTACCGACTGGATGAAACCGTCAGAGTGATAGTGGCGATATATTAACATTATTATAAACTTGACATCACACCCCCCCTATATTATAACCTTTACGATAAACCTCCGTCGACAGGAGTCGGCGGCTTCTTCCTTTCCAAGCTTCGCTTGAACCCCTAGGGCAGCCACTCCATCACCAGACAGGAGTCTATAGTGAACAACCTCGAAAAGTAGTCATTGCGAGGAGCGAGTGAGCCAAAGCCCTGAGCGAAGTCAAAGGAACGTGGCAATCCCAAGATATTGCTTCAGTTGGTTCGCAATGACAAATGCTGGATGTTAACTTATTTATGTCATTCACTATAGTGTGTTATGTGGCATAATAAAACGAATTTATAAGGAGGGGAGAAAATGAATAAAAAGAGTGTATTTCCCTTAATAATCCTGTTCTTAGTTTTGTTATGGGTATTTTCCACAACCCGTGTTATACAAGCCGGTGATACGACGGGTGTGACCGATGATACGATAGCGCTCGGGCATATTTTAGATTATACAGGTCCAGCGGCTGAAACCACTTTGCAAATTAGCAAAGCTATTGAGGCCTATTTTAGAGATTTCAACGAACGGGGTGGGGTTAATGGAAGAAAGATTGAATTTTTAAAAGAAGATGATCGTTACTCAATACCTGGAGCAATCGCAGCATTTAAAAAATTGGTCTTTAAAGATAAGGTATTTGTGTGTCTCAGTGTTGGAGGAACAGGGCAAACCCTTGCTCTGTCTGAACAAATAGCTAAGAATAAGATACCCTGTATTGTTATAAGCAAGTCTCGCGTAATGACAGAGCCTTTAAAGAAATATATATTTACTGGAGGTCCTTCCCATGATGACATCACTGCTGTTTTAATAGATTACATAGTAAAAGACCTGAGGGCGAAAAGCCCTAAGGTAGCTATTGGATACCCTGATGTTAGCTATGGAAAAGAGGTCTTAGATGGGCTAACCAAACGGCTTAAACACCATGGTTTAGAACCGGTAGCTATAGAGGTTATTCCCATTGGGGCTGTGGATGCTTCGTCTCAAGCCCTGAATGTAAAAAAGAAAGGGGCAGAATATGCCATTATGATAGGGACACCGGTCATGTCTATCGCTTTTATGAAGTTTTCAAATGTATATGGTTATAAACCGGTGCACATAGGCTATTATTATAATTGCTCAGAGACTATTCCGAAAGCCCTTGGTAAAATTGCAGAAGGGTTTTTGGGGGTTCATGCTTTTGTCTCCTGGGATAATGATGTACCAGGAATGATAAAGGCAAAAAAGATATCACTTAAATATTATCCAGGCTGGAAGGCTACTGACATAGGTTTTGCAGAAGGTATAGTAAACTCCATACTCACTGAAGATGCGTTAAGAAGGGCTGGAAGGGACTTAAGCAGAGAGAAGTTTATTGAAGCCCTCGAATCTACAAAAAACCTGGAGGTAGGGGGGATAGGTGCCCCTTTAACCATTACTCCTACAAATCATAAGGCAAGTGATTCTGCCATAATATTCAAGGCAGATCTTAAGGAAAAGATTATGGTACCTGTAGGAGGCTGGAGGAAACCGCTTCCTTAATTTGATCCTAAAGACAAACTTGGAATATTGAAAAATGAACAGGATTAAATGGAGCAGGGGTACTGGCCAGACGGACCGTTAAACTGGCAAAAATAATAAACTACCCTGTAACAAACTACAGAGAGGTATTATTTAGCTTCGGCTCTGAAATCTCGATACAAAACTTAGCAGAAGAAAATTCTATAGGTTTTGACCGGGGGCAGTAGTTCAATCTTTGCTTATATGGAGGTCAAGATATGGAAGAACGTCATCGTGTTTTCAACGAGCAATCGTTGCAACAGATCGAAAGGGAGACAGAAACGTGGAAGAACGGGCTCCCCAAAAAGGATGAGGATGGTCAATTTGAATCCCTTTCTGGAGTTCTTGTCGAGCCCATCTATACCCCTAACCACATCGCCAAAATGGATTACCTTCAGGACATTGGCTTTCCCGGACAGCCACCCTTTGTGCGAGGGGTTTATCCGGATATGTACAGGGGAAGACTTTGGACCATGAGGCAATTAGCGGGCTTTGGCCCCCCTGAAGAGACCAACAAACGGTACAGATTTTTACTCGATCAGGGAGCAACGGGGCTGAACGGAACGTTCGATTATCCTACCCTCAGGGGTTATGACTCCACCGATCCTATGGCCGAGGCGGATACGGGAAGAGGTGGTGTCGCCATTGACACAGTTGAGGACATGGTAATACTCTTCAACGGAATCCCGATCGATCAGGTCAGTGTTTCTCTGGTGACTTGCCAGCCAATCTGCAACATCTCCGTTCAATCTATGTATTTTGCCTATGCACAATCAATGGGGATTCCTCTCGATCGTCTCACAGGAACCAGCCAGAATGACTTTATGATGGAGACAGCAATAACCATTGCACCTGGGGTTTTGCCCCCCGATGCCTCTTTCAAGCTCTGCTGTGATGCTATTGAGTACTGTGCACACCATGCCCGCCGGTGGAACCCGGTGAGTTTTGCGGGTTATAATTACCGGGAGGCAGGGTGTACGGCTGCAGAGGAGATCGCTTTCGTGTTCCAGAATGCGATTGGTTGCATCGAGGAACTGATCAAGAGGGGATTGCAGGTTGACAGTTTTGCACCAAGGCTTAGCTTCTTCTTCTCCTCTCACAGTGATTTTTTTGAGGAGATTGCCAAATACAGGGCCGCGAGAAGGATATGGAACAAGATCATGAAAGACCGTTTTGGTGCCGAAAACCCTCGTTCCTGTGCCCTTCGTTTTCACGTGCAGACGGCTGGTGTCAGCCTTACAGCGCAGCAGCCCCTGAACAATATCTCGAGATCTGCATACCAGGCTCTTTCCGCCGTTCTTGGTGGGGCACAGTCCGTTCATGTAGACGCTTATGATGAAGCCCTGTGTACACCTACCGAACTTTCGTCCTTAACGGCACTTAGGACCCAGCACATCCTGCAGCATGAAACTCGAACTACCCATACGGTGGACCCCCTCGGAGGGTCCTACTTCGTAGAATCCCTCACAGAGGAGATTGAGAAAAGAATACTTTCCCTGGTAGATGAAATCGATTCTATGGGAGGAATCGTAAAGGCCGTCTCGTCAGGGTGGATTCATGGTGCAATCGCCCGATCTGCTTATGAATACCAGAAGGACATTGAGACTGGAAAAATGAAAGTAGTAGGATTGAACTGTTACCGTATTGAGGATGAGGTTTTACCAATCGAGCTTTTTGAGGTGCCGGAGACGGTTGAAGTTCAGAGGAGAAAGCTTGAAAGGATAAAGAAGGAACGAAGTGCTCAGAAAGTTAAAGCCGCACTGGACACTCTCGCAAAGGCTTGTGAGGCAGGTGAAAATCTTATGGAGGTTATTGTAGATTGTGTCAAGGAGCGAGTTACTGAAGGGGAAATTTCGGCTGTTTTAAAGTCGCACTTCGGAACATGGTACCCTCCCCTTTTCTGAGTTTCAGATTTTTTCAGGTTCACCACTATGAACAGTGACATGAACACAATCTCACCATTGAAGGATACAGTGAGGGAGTCCAAAATAAGACCTCAGATTTACCGACAGATTGATTATACGCCAGTTACAAGGCGTAGTTGAAACCAAGAGACAGTAAGATTTGGAAAGGCAGGAAGATGGATAAGAAAATTCGCGTTGTTATGGCGCGCCTCGGACTTGATGCACACTGGCGGGGTAGCATAATTGTTGCCCAGGCATTGAGGGACGCAGGCATGGAGGTAATCTACGTTGGAAACAAAATGCCCGATGCGATTGTCGAGACAGCTTTACAAGAAGATGCAGATATAATTGGATTAAGCACCCTTTCAGGAAATCACTCTATCCTTGCCCCCAGGGTTGTTGAAATACTGAGGCAAAAGGGAGAGTACAATATTCCAGTCATTCTGGGAGGGACCATTCCACCAGGAGATGTTCCTAAGCTCAAGGATGCCGGAATTTCAGAGGTCTTCGGACCGGGGAGTTCGCTCGAGAGGATTATTGAGTTCGTCTTATCTACACAGCGTACCTAAACCGCCTTTTCCAAAGCGTAGGTCCTACTTCTCCCCATAACCACTGAAACAGGGGCATTTTGGAAGGTACATGGAGAGGTATCATTTTACCCAACTAAATCAACAGCGCCGCCATTAGCCCCTTTTCCGAATAATTCCCTGTGGAACGGCCACAAGACATTCAATCTATTGTCAGTCCCTCGGCTATCCAACAGGAGCCTTTTAAGAATACCCGTCAATGCGAAGTAACGTTAGGTCAATTTTTAATTCACCACCGTGAAAGGGGGGAATCATGCAAAGGTTATCTATTATTTCAATATTAGTACTGATCCTTCTTTTTTTTGCAGGCACAAGGTTGAGTCAAGCAAAAGAGGTCAGAGGTGTAACAGACAAATCAATCAAAATTGGTGCTGTTCTTGATCAAACAGGGCCTGCTGCATCTGCAACTGTTCCATTCACTCAGGGGATAAGGAGCTATGTCAGGTTTATTAATGAAGGAGGCGGTATTCATGGAAGAAAATTAGATCTGATTGTAGAAGATGACCGTTATTCAATTGCCGCCACTATTGCTGCATTTAAGAAGCTGGTTTATAAGGATAATATATTTGCTTATATAGGTCCTGGGTCTGGGGGGTTTTTTAATGTACTCTGGAGCAAGATGCAAAAAGAGAAATTACCAACTATAGCTCTACCAATGCCTGAAATCGCTGTTGAGCCTTTTAAAAGGTACATCTTTATTACCAGTGATACCTATGAGGGGCAGATAAGAGTCCTTGTCGACTATATTATAAAAGACTATGGACTAAAGGAACCAAGAATCGGCTTGATTTATCCTGATACAGAGGTAGGTAAAATTGATATGAGGGCTGCGCTACCGAGATTAAAAAAGTACAATTTAGAACCTGTAACCAAGGAGGTCCTGATGGCTGGTGCAATAGATGCCAGTTCCCAGGTTATGAACTTAAAGAGGTATAAGGTCAACTGTGTACTTAGTGTCGGGAGTATCACCTCTACGGCTGTGACCTTATTACGAGAATTAAGGAAGTTTGGTCTAAATATACCGGTCTTTAATAGTTGGGCATCAATGACTACGGAGGATCTGAATTACATTGGTGAAGCTGCAAATCAGGCATATTCAATTCATGCGAATTCTCCCTGGTACGGTGAAGGTCCTGGGGTAGCAAAGATGAGAGAAATTACTCTGAAATATAATCCAGGAACAGAAAAGCCTTATCGTGGTCCCTTATACACGCATGGATGGGTAGTTTCGACTATTATGACAGAGGGGCTTAAGAAAGCTGGTAGAGATCTGGATGTAGAAGTCTTCGTAGATGCTCTAGAGACCATAAAGAATTATGATACTGGTGGGCTCTGCAATCCTATCACTTTCAGTTCGGTAAGCCACAAAGGCGGGGATTCATGGAAGGTTTACAAAGCAGACCCCGTTGGAAAAAAATATGTCGCTATTACGGGATGGAGAAAGTCAGAGTAGTATTAAGCGTATTGCAGTAGCTAAAGTAATAAAGAAAAGAGGTGAAAAATGAAAAGAACGGTATTTGTGGCAATTGCATTGTTAGGCAGTATTTTTTTCATTACCGCTTCACACGGTAAGGCAGCGGAAGTCAGGGGAGTAACGGATACCTTGATAAAAATAGGGTCAATAGGCGATCACACAGGGCCTACCTCGAATTTCATTGTTCCAGTTGTCGAAGCCAGCAAAAACTATTTTAGATACATAAACGATCAAGGGGGCATACACGGACGGAAGTTACAATTAATCGCAGAGGATTCCCGTTATTCAATTCCCACATCAGTAGCGGCATTTAAGAAGCTGATATCTAAAGATCAAGTGCTGGCAATTTTAGGCCCTGTCTCCACTGGTGAGACCAGGGTACTGTTTCGGCATATTGAAAAGGACAAGGTGCCTTCATTAGTATATGCCGCAGACAGATCCGTTATGGAACCGTATAAGAGATATATATTCCCGACCACCAGCCTGTATGATATGGAATGGGGAGTAGTTTTTGATTATATTTTTAATGAGTTGAAGCCCGTAAGCCCGAAGATTGCCAGCTGCTATCCGGATATTGAATCGGGAAAAGTTTCCCATAGAGGAGCCGAGAAATGGGCAAAGTTTTTCAACGTAAAGCTTCATACAGAGATAATTCCCTTAAGCGCTATTGATGTTACCTCTCAGGTTCTTTCAATGAAGAAAGCGGGAGTAACCCATGTCCTGATATTTCACGTTGCACCACCGGTCGCCTTGCTCCTTAGTGAATTAAAAAGGTTTGGTCTCAACATACCTGTCTTTGGGATCAGTGCTTCAACCACGGAAGACCTTATTAAGATAGCTGGCGAAAAAGCAAAGAATTTCATAGGTGCCAGTCATTACAGCTCCTGGTACGAAGAGAACCCCGGGGCAAAGAATATGGCGGAGATAAGCCTGAAATATTTCCCAGACGCTTTAAAACTTTATGGAGTCAGGAGTTACACTGTAGGGTGGGTTAGATCTCTTGTTCTCTGTGAAGGGATCAAGAGAGCAGGGAAGGACTTAAATGCTGAAAGCCTTGTGGGTGCATTGGAAACCCTGAAGGATTTCGATACACAAGGGCTCTGCGGGCCCATAACATATACACCCACTATGCATTATGTGTTGAACTACAATAAGGTTTTCAAGACCAATCCTGCGAGTGGCAAATTTATACCAATTACTGATTGGAGACTGCCGCCTTCAGAAAAATGACAGGCAAAGAGGCAGGATTAGACAAATCCTATAATATCTTTGATGGTGAAGAGATGGCAAAAATTTTCAGTGGTGAAAAGAAGGCAAAATTAGGCACGGGAAAGAAGCCCGCTGTTGTTCATGTACAAACAGAAGAAAGATTGGAAGAAGTAGCATCAATATTTGAAAAAAACAGTTGGAAATATACAATTGGATTGGAACCAGATAAACCAGAGGATATTACCGATTTAGAAATATTATTGAATCCACCAAAACCAAAGATAGCCGAAAAGAAAGTTGGACGCAATGAGCCCTGCCCATGTGGAAGCGGGAAAAAGTATAAAAAATGCTGTGGCAAATAGGGCTATTGTCCATTCCAAAAGATAACTCTGCACATAACCACCTGTTTTATTCTGACGAGTGGAGAATAGTATAGTATAGTCGGGACGTTATATATCCTCAGTAATTAGGTGACTCTTTTGCTATAATGTATAATGATGATAATTCTACCAACCCGAATCACAAAGGGGTGATTATGAAGGCGTCTTTCTTTAATTCCTAGAATTACAGGAGCAACGAGAAAGGACAAGTTGTTATTCCTGAAAACATACGGAAACAACTCAATTTAAAGGCTGGGGCTCAGTTTGTCGTTGTCGGTGATAAGGATGTTGTTATTCTTAAAAACATAGCGCCTCCATCCATTGATGAATTTGATGTTCTAATTACTGACGCCAGAAAAAAAGGGAAACAAGCCAGATTAAAAAAGTCTGATATTAAGGATGCGATATTAAAAGCTCGAGGGAAGAAAAAATGAAAATCATCCTTGATACGAATGTTTTCATATCAGGGATATTTTTTAGTGGCCCTCCTTCTCAAATCCTCAAGGCATGGCAAAACTCAAGACTACAAATTGTACTTTCGCAGGGTCTAGGGATCAGGTCTTGAAAAGTAAGTTTTTGGCAGCAAAAGTGATTTCCCAAGACCCCCGTCCCATTCCTCATCAAACGACCCTCTCAGTAGGGAAGATGAGATAAAACATCTGGCCTTTTCCTGTCTCAAAAGGGTTGACCTGGCCAGCAAGAAGGTAAGGCTTGTCGGTGTCCGGGTCGGCAATCTGGGGAAAAATGAAATTGCTGATAGTTAAGGTTCATCTCCCAAAGAATTGGTCGATGAAAAGGATTCAAGGGGTCAAGGATTTAAGCGAAATGCTTAAATTTAAGGATAAACTATATGAATGGTGCCGAAGGCGGGACTCGAACCCGCACGGGGATTGCCCACCACCCCCTCAAGATGGCGTGTCTACCAAATTCCACCACTTCGGCACAAATTTCAGGATTGTTGTTCCTGTTATTTGTTTTTTGGAGAATCAGGGGATTTTGGAATATTTTGTTTAGCCGGTGTAGACCCCTCTTGCATAATCGACGAAGCCGGTCGTTGAGAAGAAAAATACGCCAGAGTAAGAGAAGTTAGCATAAAGACAATGGCGGCGGCGGCGGTTAATTTTTCAAGAAAGCTGCCAGGTCCGCTACTACCAAAAATAGTTGAGCTGGAACCTCCAAAAGCGGCTCCCATCTCAGCGCCCTTTCCGGTTTGCAAGAGTACAATCATAATCAGCGCAATGCACACGATTATATGTATAGTTATAATCAAGGTAAGCATTAAAAATTAGCCCCCGTTTTTTCTTCAATTATTAATTGTGATTGTATATGGTGAAAATCTTATTACCATTATTTCAATAAAAAGTAAAGGGATAATTAATAAGTTATTTAGTCTCCATTGTAAATACCCCATCCCAATCTTCAGGTGGTGGAGCTTCCATCAGATTTTTGCTTCTCTTCAAGTAGAGTTTTGATGGGTAATCATCTGGCTTCAGGTCCAAAACCTTATTAAAGGTCTCACTGGCTTCTTGCCATTTCCTTCCCTTGTATTCTTCAAGACCCTGGTGAAATAGACAAAGTATGTCTTTAACCTCATCAGGCACCTCGTTTCTTCCAACCAATTCATATATCTTAACTGGCAGATCCTTTCCCTTAACCCTCACAGAATCTAATTCTCTACAGAGAAACTTATCCTTGACTTTTTCATAGGTTACTTCACCAATTATTATATTTGTATTATATTGCTTGTTAGCACCCTCTAATCGGGAACTCAGATTGACGCTATCTCCCATTACTGTGTAGTCAAACCTTCTCTGTGAGCCCATGTTTCCAACCACCATTGGCCCGGAGTTTATGCCTATACCTATATTGAATCTAGGTGTTCCCTCGGCTTCCCATCTTTCTTGGAGAACTTTAAGCTCATCCATCATATCCAGGGCAGTATAGCATGCCCTTTCGGCATGGTCTTCTTGATCCAGCGGAGCCCCATAAACCGCCATAATGGCATCTCCCATGTATTTATCCAGGAGACCATCGTATTTAAAGACTATGTCTGTCATGACAGTCAGATATTCATTTAGCAGTTTAACGAGCATCTCTGGAGATAGCCCTTCTGAGATTGTGGTAAAACCCC
The window above is part of the Thermodesulfobacteriota bacterium genome. Proteins encoded here:
- the secG gene encoding preprotein translocase subunit SecG — its product is MLTLIITIHIIVCIALIMIVLLQTGKGAEMGAAFGGSSSTIFGSSGPGSFLEKLTAAAAIVFMLTSLTLAYFSSQRPASSIMQEGSTPAKQNIPKSPDSPKNK
- a CDS encoding 2-hydroxyacyl-CoA dehydratase family protein — translated: MYTDFLKLCGYEDEELKKEMPRIDKAFDILGIGKEDISRAEKRVRESFDIELEGVRKFLRVYMEELVSLPLCREEYRKVIYTDWPFPGAMLMAIEKLSGDVFISAYGEVLNVGMGMIFDKLSPIMEAGEQTGLGVGSAHCALWQTHVGAIAKGILPLPDLMISSGWYCDQAAEADQLLAELYSIPTVYMDGCLDAQWGEWPDHLSERMTRYSGGQLEKVFKRLEEVTGYTITEEMRKAGRRDQGKFYYNLSTLAEMVGKSDPQAISQAVINLPFWLTGSPMRKREDANTALITLIRETKERIERGEGVVEKGAPKIYFGLRMAVDASVLKMVESLGLAISLCFIDWITPEERTTRGKATDFGQKVMEGWFRRGLMYSAQGAIDYFADYCKAWNVDGAILCYPYSCRPYAIHPLMGKKTIKERLGIPVLVLEGDAYDTRNYSAGQLRTRVETFAELLKMRKGT
- a CDS encoding ABC transporter substrate-binding protein; this encodes MNKKSVFPLIILFLVLLWVFSTTRVIQAGDTTGVTDDTIALGHILDYTGPAAETTLQISKAIEAYFRDFNERGGVNGRKIEFLKEDDRYSIPGAIAAFKKLVFKDKVFVCLSVGGTGQTLALSEQIAKNKIPCIVISKSRVMTEPLKKYIFTGGPSHDDITAVLIDYIVKDLRAKSPKVAIGYPDVSYGKEVLDGLTKRLKHHGLEPVAIEVIPIGAVDASSQALNVKKKGAEYAIMIGTPVMSIAFMKFSNVYGYKPVHIGYYYNCSETIPKALGKIAEGFLGVHAFVSWDNDVPGMIKAKKISLKYYPGWKATDIGFAEGIVNSILTEDALRRAGRDLSREKFIEALESTKNLEVGGIGAPLTITPTNHKASDSAIIFKADLKEKIMVPVGGWRKPLP
- a CDS encoding PBPRA1643 family SWIM/SEC-C metal-binding motif protein translates to MTGKEAGLDKSYNIFDGEEMAKIFSGEKKAKLGTGKKPAVVHVQTEERLEEVASIFEKNSWKYTIGLEPDKPEDITDLEILLNPPKPKIAEKKVGRNEPCPCGSGKKYKKCCGK
- a CDS encoding cobalamin-dependent protein (Presence of a B(12) (cobalamin)-binding domain implies dependence on cobalamin itself, in one of its several forms, or in some unusual lineages, dependence on a cobalamin-like analog.) produces the protein MDKKIRVVMARLGLDAHWRGSIIVAQALRDAGMEVIYVGNKMPDAIVETALQEDADIIGLSTLSGNHSILAPRVVEILRQKGEYNIPVILGGTIPPGDVPKLKDAGISEVFGPGSSLERIIEFVLSTQRT
- a CDS encoding ABC transporter substrate-binding protein, which encodes MKKELLVRGCTFAAICLSVIALMFLLGSNYADSAEMRGVTKDTIKIGLILDQTGPSTFLTVPITKGAKMYLTHVNEQGGINGRKIKLIIEDDHYSVPIAVAAFKKLVSKDGVLAILGTGGTSMTKALWSKIEKERVPCFTVSLAEIQVNPTKRYLFTPVASYEDEIKIIFNYLMNVLKVKNPRIAMACLDLDYGKIGFAAAEKEAKSFGLKIVDKELVALGALEASTQVLGLKRAQADYVILHLEPAAGAAVLRDAFKLGFKTQWIGTYYTTSEDLLRVSRKAAEGFIGVHSYNSWYEDAPAMAELRKITLKYEPGTEKPYRPKYYVQGWVDALILSEGMRRAGQNLTPEALVEGIESIKNFDTKGLCGPITYGPDKHKGNEYCRFYKADTDNAILIPITDWMKPSE
- a CDS encoding PIN domain-containing protein: MKIILDTNVFISGIFFSGPPSQILKAWQNSRLQIVLSQGLGIRS
- a CDS encoding methylmalonyl-CoA mutase family protein; this encodes MEERHRVFNEQSLQQIERETETWKNGLPKKDEDGQFESLSGVLVEPIYTPNHIAKMDYLQDIGFPGQPPFVRGVYPDMYRGRLWTMRQLAGFGPPEETNKRYRFLLDQGATGLNGTFDYPTLRGYDSTDPMAEADTGRGGVAIDTVEDMVILFNGIPIDQVSVSLVTCQPICNISVQSMYFAYAQSMGIPLDRLTGTSQNDFMMETAITIAPGVLPPDASFKLCCDAIEYCAHHARRWNPVSFAGYNYREAGCTAAEEIAFVFQNAIGCIEELIKRGLQVDSFAPRLSFFFSSHSDFFEEIAKYRAARRIWNKIMKDRFGAENPRSCALRFHVQTAGVSLTAQQPLNNISRSAYQALSAVLGGAQSVHVDAYDEALCTPTELSSLTALRTQHILQHETRTTHTVDPLGGSYFVESLTEEIEKRILSLVDEIDSMGGIVKAVSSGWIHGAIARSAYEYQKDIETGKMKVVGLNCYRIEDEVLPIELFEVPETVEVQRRKLERIKKERSAQKVKAALDTLAKACEAGENLMEVIVDCVKERVTEGEISAVLKSHFGTWYPPLF
- a CDS encoding ABC transporter substrate-binding protein codes for the protein MQRLSIISILVLILLFFAGTRLSQAKEVRGVTDKSIKIGAVLDQTGPAASATVPFTQGIRSYVRFINEGGGIHGRKLDLIVEDDRYSIAATIAAFKKLVYKDNIFAYIGPGSGGFFNVLWSKMQKEKLPTIALPMPEIAVEPFKRYIFITSDTYEGQIRVLVDYIIKDYGLKEPRIGLIYPDTEVGKIDMRAALPRLKKYNLEPVTKEVLMAGAIDASSQVMNLKRYKVNCVLSVGSITSTAVTLLRELRKFGLNIPVFNSWASMTTEDLNYIGEAANQAYSIHANSPWYGEGPGVAKMREITLKYNPGTEKPYRGPLYTHGWVVSTIMTEGLKKAGRDLDVEVFVDALETIKNYDTGGLCNPITFSSVSHKGGDSWKVYKADPVGKKYVAITGWRKSE
- a CDS encoding ABC transporter substrate-binding protein; this encodes MKRTVFVAIALLGSIFFITASHGKAAEVRGVTDTLIKIGSIGDHTGPTSNFIVPVVEASKNYFRYINDQGGIHGRKLQLIAEDSRYSIPTSVAAFKKLISKDQVLAILGPVSTGETRVLFRHIEKDKVPSLVYAADRSVMEPYKRYIFPTTSLYDMEWGVVFDYIFNELKPVSPKIASCYPDIESGKVSHRGAEKWAKFFNVKLHTEIIPLSAIDVTSQVLSMKKAGVTHVLIFHVAPPVALLLSELKRFGLNIPVFGISASTTEDLIKIAGEKAKNFIGASHYSSWYEENPGAKNMAEISLKYFPDALKLYGVRSYTVGWVRSLVLCEGIKRAGKDLNAESLVGALETLKDFDTQGLCGPITYTPTMHYVLNYNKVFKTNPASGKFIPITDWRLPPSEK